Part of the Labilibaculum antarcticum genome, TCGTAAACTCACCCACGATGCAAGAGTAAAGGGAGCCGGTACCAACTACCTGATTCAGCATTCAGCTGGTTCTGGAAAATCCAACTCCATTGCCTGGCTGTCCTACCGTTTATCGAGCTTACACAATTCAAGCAACGGGAGGGTTTTCGATTCTGTGATTGTTATTACCGATCGTAGAGTGCTCGACGATCAATTGCAAAAAACAATCTATCAGTTCGATCACAAAGATGGGGTTGTGCAAAAAATCGATAAAGATTCCCAACAACTGGCCGATGCCATCGAAGCAGGTTCGAATATCATCATTACCACACTCCAAAAATTTCCATTCATACTGGATAAAATCGGGGAATTGCCTTCTCGTAAATATGCGGTCATTATCGACGAGGCGCACTCATCACAGGGAGGTGAAGCAAGCAAGAAATTGAAGGAAGTGCTGTCAGCCAAATCACTTGAAGAAGCTGCAAAAGAAGAATTGTATTCAGGTTTGGATCAGGATGCCGAGGATGAAATCAGAAAATCGATGGAAGCCAGAGGCAAACAAAACAACCTGAGCTTCTTTGCATTTACAGCCACTCCAAAAGCCAAAACCGTTGAAGTGTTTGGGACACCAAATGCTGAAGGTTTGCCACAACCTTTTCATCTGTACAGTATGAAACAAGCCATCGAAGAGGGGTTTATTTTGGATGTGCTTAAGAATTACACAACTTACAAGACTTACTTCAAGCTCTCCAAAGAGATCGAAGACGACCCAAATGTAAATAAGAAACAGGCCGCAAGAGCGATTGGACGATTCCTATCCTTGCATCCTCACAATTTGGCACAAAAAACTGAAGTGATGGTCGAACACTTCCGTCAGATCGTATCAAAAAAGATTGGCGGCAAGGCGAAAGCAATGCTCGTTACGGGATCTCGATTGCATGCGGTTCGATACAAGGAAGAATTTGACAAATACATTAAAGACAAGGGATACAACGACATTAAAACGCTGGTTGCTTTCTCAGGGAAAGTAATTTACGACAACTATCCCGAAGGTGTAACAGAAGTAGGGCTAAATGGCTTCAAGGAAAAAGAGTTGCCGAAAAAATTTAGCTCAAACGAATACCAGTTACTTTTGGTGGCCGACAAGTATCAAACAGGATTCGATCAGCCCCTATTGCACACCATGTATGTCGATAAGATCTTATCGGGTGTAAAGTGTGTGCAAACTTTGTCCCGTTTAAATCGCATGTGTGAAGGGAAAGAAGATACCTTTATATTGGATTTTGCAAACGAAACAGAAACCATCCTTGAATCCTTTCAACCCTATTTCGAGCTCACAAATGTGAAGGAAACTACTGATCCCAATCACCTATACGATTTAAAGGGAGAGATTGAGAAAGCACAGATCATTTGGCAAACCGAAATTGATAACTTTTGCAACGTCTTTTTCAAATCAGCAAAAGTTCTTTCAGTTAAAGAACAGGGCAAACTAAATGCTTACGTCGACCCTGCAGTGGAACGATTCAAACAATTGCCCGAAGAGAATTCAAAAGAGGATGTTTTAGGCACCGAAATCACACAGGAAAATTTAAAGCATGCATTACAATCCTTCACACGGCTGTATTCGTTCTTAACTCAAATCATGCCTTTTTCCGATGTCGATTTAGAGAAGCTTTTTACCTATGCTAAATTTCTATTAAAGAAATTACCAAGAATAAATCAAGCGGATCGCTTCAAACTGGGCGATGAAGTCGCTCTTGAATATTACCGCTTGCAAAAAATAGCCGACCAGGATATTGTAATGGAAAGTCAAGGGGAATATGGTTTGGATGGCAAAAGCGAGGCAGGTATTCGACTTGGAAACAAAGATGAAGATGCAGCCCTGTCCGAAATTATTGATCTCTTGAACAAACGCTTCAGCACTGAGTTCGCCGAAGCAGACAAATTATTTTTCGATCAGATTGAAGCCGAACTGATAGCTGATCAAAAACTATCAGAACAGGCCCGAAACAATACAAAAGAAAATTTCAAATATGGCTTCGAAGAGGTCTTTATGGACAAGCTTATCGAACGCATGGAACAAAACCAGGACATCTTCTCAAAAATGATGGATGATAAAGAATTTGGAGGTCTCGTTCGCAATTACATGCTCGAAAAAGTGTTCAGTAAATTAAATATTAATCCTTAAAGGGGTAGTAAATCAAATAATTTAAAACATTAAATAAGAAAAAATTACATGCATAGATTAAGAATTATTTTATCTTTTTTCATGGTTACTATACTGATCTCCTGTTCAGATAAAGATTCGAAGTTAGAAGAT contains:
- a CDS encoding type I restriction endonuclease subunit R, encoding MATGIHTELTFEAAIEASLLENGGYTKGHSTDFDVDLGMFPVYVIEFLKASQPKEWEKINNIHKSDVEKKVIQRLIKELDLRGTLDVLRNGFIDYGVKFKMAFFRPESTLNPESEILYRKNHLSVTRQLYYERQGNNSLDMVLSLNGLPIATIELKNQFSGQNVNNAKKQYAYDRESKEPIFQFKKRSLVHFAVDTDECFMTTRLSGKKTRYLPFNLGYRNGAGNPPNKEGYRTAYLWEYVFAKDSFMDIIAKFLHLNVEEFELNGIKKKKETMIFPRFHQMEVVRKLTHDARVKGAGTNYLIQHSAGSGKSNSIAWLSYRLSSLHNSSNGRVFDSVIVITDRRVLDDQLQKTIYQFDHKDGVVQKIDKDSQQLADAIEAGSNIIITTLQKFPFILDKIGELPSRKYAVIIDEAHSSQGGEASKKLKEVLSAKSLEEAAKEELYSGLDQDAEDEIRKSMEARGKQNNLSFFAFTATPKAKTVEVFGTPNAEGLPQPFHLYSMKQAIEEGFILDVLKNYTTYKTYFKLSKEIEDDPNVNKKQAARAIGRFLSLHPHNLAQKTEVMVEHFRQIVSKKIGGKAKAMLVTGSRLHAVRYKEEFDKYIKDKGYNDIKTLVAFSGKVIYDNYPEGVTEVGLNGFKEKELPKKFSSNEYQLLLVADKYQTGFDQPLLHTMYVDKILSGVKCVQTLSRLNRMCEGKEDTFILDFANETETILESFQPYFELTNVKETTDPNHLYDLKGEIEKAQIIWQTEIDNFCNVFFKSAKVLSVKEQGKLNAYVDPAVERFKQLPEENSKEDVLGTEITQENLKHALQSFTRLYSFLTQIMPFSDVDLEKLFTYAKFLLKKLPRINQADRFKLGDEVALEYYRLQKIADQDIVMESQGEYGLDGKSEAGIRLGNKDEDAALSEIIDLLNKRFSTEFAEADKLFFDQIEAELIADQKLSEQARNNTKENFKYGFEEVFMDKLIERMEQNQDIFSKMMDDKEFGGLVRNYMLEKVFSKLNINP